Within Enterobacter sp. RHBSTW-00175, the genomic segment GCAGCGGCCAGGTCACCAGATCCGGGCGCAGGGAGAAATCACGCCCGTAGCTTATCCCGCCCATACGCACGCTGCTGCTCCAGCTCAGAGCATCGCTTATCACATCCCCGGCAGTCCAGGTGGTTGCATCGTCTTCGTTGGTCATCAACAAGGTGGTGTCATAGCGAACGTAACCTTCCTGTTGACCATTGTCCCCGGAGAAATTTTGTCGGGCGTAGCCAGTAGATGAAAACGAGCCGTTTTCATTGAAGTAGCGGAACTCATGCCAGAGAGACGCCTGGCCGCCAATGTGGTCGGTATGATTGGTATAGAGATCGTAATTCAGCAGCGCCCCCCGGCCATAGTGGGGTTTGCTCTGTGCCGCCAGGCCGCTAAACGGCGTGATGCGGGATGAAACCCAGTCGCGAGGCACGGTTAACAACAGCCGCTGTGCGGTGCTGTCGTACTCCACGCGCACCTGAGAAAGCGTAGAAAGATTGACGTCCCCATTCGGCACATGCTCGGGGGGAAGCCCGGCACGCAGCAGATCGGCGCTGGAAATAAAGTAAGCGCCATCGCGTTGCGTGACGGGCACCACCAGCCCGGTATCATAGTGATTCAGTACAAGAGCAAGCTGGAAAACGGCTTCACCGTTTATTGCCTGGGCTTGCGGTGGCGGCGGCAAACTGTCATCGCCAGGCTCGGCCCAGGTGCTGGTACTGATACAGAGCAGGATAATCATCGCCGGTTTCAGTTGACGGGCGTCGACTGCCATTGCGTATCCCTGGCATTAATCTGCGCGCTCATCTGCTCTGGCTGGCGAATTCCCGCCGGGATCGGCCACCTGCGGGTACTGTCGGGCAGCACGTACCCCAGCAATCCATCAGCAACCGTTCGTTTCTGCCCGCCCTGCTCCAGCGTCACCTGACTCAGCCTGACGTGCACATCTCCCTGGTTACGAACCTCGAGCGCAGGATGCCCCCCTTCCTGCGTTACCCGCCAGCTCAGATTTTTACTCTCCACCAGCGCATGATGCGCACCCTCTTTTATTGTCGGGATCCCTTGCCCGTAAACAAAGAGCGGAATGGAGTAGCGCATCTGGAGTTTAAGGCCGATGGTCGGTTCAGCTTTGGCATCAGGCTGGGGAATTTCATCCACGATAATGCGGTAGGCTTGTTCGACGCCCATCGGGACAGCGCCCTGTTTGATCAGACGGATAAGCTGCTTGCTGTCTTTGCCGATGGTGACAATCGGCGGGCTGGCAACGACATCCTGCTGTGCGGTATAGCGTTCAAACCCTTCTTCCTGCTTCCAGCGCACAATGCGTACCTGCATGGTCGTCGAGCTGTTGCCCTGATTCTGGATCCATAATTCCGTGGCTTTGGCGTCTGCCGAAAGCCACGGGTCGATGGGCCATAACAGAATAGTCGCCGCCGCGTGCGCCTGGCTTGTTGCAACGGCGGTGACTCCCAACATACTTACCAGACAAATACGCCTGAATAATGGCTGCATCGATTTTCTCCCTTAATCACCATGACAACGTCACGACGAGTTGATCAGAATACACACCTGCCGGGCTAAACCCGGTCAGGAGCGCCACACCGAAGAGCGGAAGTGAGATGTTATTGCTGTTGGTATAGGTCACCGCGACCGCCTGGTTGACCCCAATCTCACTGTTCGCGGCCAGAGAACTGTTGCTGTAGAGTCGGTACGCCACAACATCGGTTCCGCCTGAACGTTTCATTTGCCGTACAGAAGCGTAATTCTGTCCACCATCAATACTCATACTCAGCGACACGCCTGGCGTACAGGCAATGGACAATGCCCCGTTGGGCACAAAGCTGGTATTGACCGGGGCGCTTTCTACCCCAGTATGTGTGCCAAAATCCAGCGTACCCAACAGCCCACCGGTTCCGGAAATTACCGAGCATCCAGGCACAATGGTCGCACTGACCTTAAATGGCTGCGACGTCACCGCCCCGGCGATGGGCGCCAGCATCAGCCCCACAGTGAGTACAAAAAAAGGTTGCAGGAAACTCTCTGCGCTTTCGCGCAGACATAACCAGAATGCCTTCATGACTGGAACTAGTAGGTTACGCTGACGTTAATGGTGTCAGTGTAGGTTCCCGGGACAACCGTAACGCTGTTGCCGCCTCCGGTGATGCGTCCGTACAGGGTGTAACTGCTCACCCCGCCCGTCGTCGACGCTGCCGGCAACGCCGCGTTATTGGCGATGATGTTGTTAAATCCGCTGTCGCTGTACAGGCTGTATGCCACACCCTGTGCCGCGTCGGTGGTATTAATCAGGTAACGCGCGGGCGTACCTGGTGTCCCTACCACGGTGGTTGGAGCGGTGGAGTTGGTATTGCCGGTTATCGCCACCGTATAACTGGCGGTGGTGCATTGAATACTGAAGGAGTTACCGCCGCTGGCCCCGGTCAACTGGGTTGTCAGCGTAGAAAAGGTCGCAGGATGGGTCCCGAAATCCAGCGTCCCGAAGTTAATTCCGTTTTGAGTGGGTGATCCGTTGATCAAACAACCGTTGGTCAGAGTCAGTGTCGCGCCGATGGTGCCGCTACTGGTTACCGCCAGCGCCTGCCAGGCGGTCGTGGCGATAAGCAGGGTGCCTGCAAATATTAAAAGGCGTTTTCTTTTCATTTTTACCCCTCCAGAAGATGTCGCCGTTCGCTTGCCACATTTTATTTATACTGTTCAAGATGTTAGCCCCACTGAACAATCCCGAGAGGGGGTTATTGTGAATTTAGTTGATGGATACCGCTTCAACCACCCTTGCCAGGATACGTGCAACTTTTGCCGTATTGACAACTTAGTTAATTAAAAAACAATCAGTTAAAACAATTTACGGGAAGTAAATGCGTCTCATCCTGAGAATATATCCATAAAAACGTGATAAGCGTCACAATATATCGTTGAGGCATTAGCAACAAAATTAATAAAAATTAAAAACCTGTTGTATCCCCACTCACTTTACGTCAATTTATGTGCCGAATATTTTCCTGCGCTGTAATAAAAAATCTATATGTATCGGCGCGGGGATGAATCTTAAGCGCATAGAGGGTCTTTTTTCGTGGCAAGTGCAAACAAACTCACACTCTTCATCGTGATATTCATGCTGGCGGGTATTCTTTCAGGGGCAGTAATTCACGAGTACGCATCACAGGATGTCATTACCGCCTGGGCGGATAACATCACGCTGCTGACCGATATTTTCCTGCGACTGATTAAAATGGTGATAGCGCCGTTGGTGTTCAGTACGTTAACCGTCGGCATTATGAAGCTGGGCGAAACCTCTACCATTGGCCGCGTTGGCGGAAAAGCGATGGTGTGGTTTATCAGCTCTTCCGTGCTTTCTATTCTGGTGGGGCTGTTTATTGTCACCCTGGAACACCCGGGTAGCGGCCTGAACCTGACTATCCCGAAAGAAGCGGTTGATACCGGCCTGGCCGTGGGGGGGATGACGCTGAAAGCCTTCCTGTCTCACACCATTCCAACCAGTATTGCGGGCGCGATGGCGAATAACGAGATCCTGCAAATTGTGGTGTTCTCGATGTTCTTCGGTATTGCAGGCGCGTCACTGGGTCAAAAATTCAATACTCCGCTGGTTGCCGCGCTGGATGTGGTTTCGCACATCATGCTGAAGGTGACAGGCTACGTGATGTACGTTGCCCCGCTGGCCATTTTCGCGGCGATTTCATCCGTCATTGCCACGCAGGGTCTGGGCATTTTGCTGAACTACGCGTCATTTATTGGCGGTTACTATGTTGCCATCCTGCTCACCTGCATGGTGCTGCTGGCGGTGGGTTACATGGTGCTGAAAAAAGAGGTGTTTCGTCTGGTCAGTATGCTGAAAGATCCGGTACTGGTCGCGTTTACCACCAGCAGTTCTGAAGCCGCTTATCCAAAAACGCTGGAACAGCTGGAGCGCTTTGGCTGTTCACGTAATATCGCCTCTTTCGTTCTGCCGATTGGTTATTCCTTTAACCTGGTGGGCTCGATGGTGTATTGCTCTTTTGCCTCTATGTTTATCGCCCAGGCGTACAACATTCATCTGAGTTTCTCCGAAGTCACCGTTCTGATGCTGACGCTGATGCTGGCCTCCAAGGGGATTGCGGGTGTGCCGCGCTCTTCGCTGGTGGTGCTGGCTGCGACCATTCCAAGCTTTAATATCCCGGTGGCGGGTATTCTGTTGCTGATGGGGATTGACCACTTCCTGGATATGGGGCGTTCTGCAATTAACGTGCTGGGGAACGGGATTGCGACGGCGATGCTTTCACAGAATGAAGGTGCGCGGGAAGCGGAAGCTGAGCTGGTAGAGCAGGAAGCTTAAGATGTAAAAAAGCCGGGTGGCGGCTTCGCCTTACCCGGCCTACAAATGGCTCGCACACGTAGGCCGGGTAAGCGTTAGCGCCACCCGGCTTTGTTTTAAGCTACGTGACTCGCTGCGATATCCAGCAGCGCCATCTCATCGCTGTTCAGCAGCTTCTCGATATTCACCAGAATCAGCATACGCTCGCCGAGCGCACCCAGACCGGTCAGATATTCGGTGGACAGCGTCACCGCAAACTCTGGCGCAGGACGGATTTGGTCAGAGGTCAGTGACAGCACATCCGACACGCCATCAACAACAATACCCACAACACGTTGGCCCAGATTCAGGACAATCACCACGGTGTTGTCATTGTAGTCCACGTCGCCCTGGCTGAACTTCACGCGCAGGTCAACGATTGGCACAATCACACCGCGCAGGTTCGTCACGCCCTTGATAAAAGATGGGGTGTTAGCAATACGCGTAACCTGGTCATAACCGCGGATCTCCTGCACCTTAAGGATGTCGATTCCGTACTCTTCATCGCCTAAAGTGAAGACCAGGAACTCCTGTCCAGATGGCTCGCCCGCCAGTTTCGTTACATTACTCATACCGGTCATGTTATTACCTTTTTCTTAATCAGGCGGCTGTGTATGCCACACGTTGTTCACGATTTAATCCCTGAAGCGCTGATACATCAACGATCAGCGCAACGCTACCATCACCCAGGATGGTGGCGGCAGAAATTCCCGGCACCTTGCGGTAGTTGCTTTCGAGGTTCTTCACCACGACCTGGTGCTGACCAATCAACTGATCGACCAGCAGCGCATAGCGGCGTCCTGCGCTTTGCAAAATAACCACAATGCCTTGCGTCGCTTCGGTTTTCGCACCATCGACTTCGAATACTTTCCACAGTTCAACCAGTGGCAGATACTCGCCACGCACTTCCAGTACGCGCTCGCCACCCGCCAGTGGATGCAGATCTTCTTCACGCGGTTGCAGAGATTCCATTACCGCATTCAGTGGCAGAATGAAGACTTCACCAGCAACTTTGACAGACATACCATCCAGAATCGCCAGCGTCAGTGGCAGCAGGATGCGAATGGTCGTACCGGAACCTTGTTTAGACTTGATCTCAACGTGGCCACCCATCTCCTGGATATTACGTTTCACCACATCCATGCCCACGCCACGGCCAGAAACGTCCGTCACCTGTTCAGCCGTCGAGAAGCCAGGCGCGAAGATAAGCATCCCCACTTCTTCATCGGTCATGTTTTCACTTACCGCCATACCCTGAGACATTGCCTTCGCCAGAATACGTTCGCGGTTCAGGCCAGCACCGTCATCGGTCACTTCGATGCAGATATTGCCGCCCTGGTGTTCCGCAGACAAAATCAGGTTACCGACCGGTGATTTCCCCGCAGCAACGCGGTTTTCCGGCAGTTCGATACCGTGGTCAAGGCTGTTACGCACCAGGTGCGTTAATGGATCGATGATGCGCTCGATCAGGCTCTTATCCAGTTCGGTAGAGCTGCCCATCAGCGTCAGTTCGATTTGCTTGTTCAGTTTACCGGCTAAATCGCGCACCAGACGCGGGAAACGGCTGAAGACATATTCCATCGGCATCATACGGATGGACATCACCGATTCCTGCAAATCGCGGGCGTTACGTTGTAACTGACCCATGCTGGTGATGAGATCACCATGAGTGACCGGGTCCAGTTCGTTGGAACGCTGGGCAAGCATGGACTGGGTGATCACCAGTTCGCCCACCAGGCTAATCAGCTGGTCAACTTTCTCGACTGCAACACGAATACTGGTGGATTCACTTGAACGTGCCGCCGGTTTTTCACCGCGGGCAGGTGCTGCTGATTCTTTTGGCACCGCTTTCAGCGCCGGCGCGGCAGGAACAACAGCAGGAGCCGCCACTTCAGCGACCGCAACAACCGCTTCTGCCGCCGCAGGGGCTTGAGCAGTTTCTTCTTCAAAATCAATCTGATCGGCTTCGATTACAAAGCACAGCACTGCCACGATATCGTCCTGGCTAATGCCGTCTTCAAGCGTTGCGGCAAGGCTGTCTTTCCCCTTCACCACATTGCTTAATTTGGCCAGATTACCCAGCTCTTCTTCCAGCAGATTGACTTCGCTCTCTTTAAGGCGAGATAGCACAACGCGCAACTTACTTGCCGCAGCGGCAGGCGCGACGTCTTCAGCGGTATCGACAACGCTCAGGGTTGCCGGGCTAACAGCGGGAGCCGCTGCTTCACCTTTTGCTTCCAGCGCTAACTGACGCAGCGCGTTGCAGATGTATTCAAAGCTGGCGGCATCAGGCTCTGCCGAGCTTTTATAGGCGTCGAGCTGTTCCTGCATAATATCTTTGGTTT encodes:
- a CDS encoding dicarboxylate/amino acid:cation symporter, which produces MASANKLTLFIVIFMLAGILSGAVIHEYASQDVITAWADNITLLTDIFLRLIKMVIAPLVFSTLTVGIMKLGETSTIGRVGGKAMVWFISSSVLSILVGLFIVTLEHPGSGLNLTIPKEAVDTGLAVGGMTLKAFLSHTIPTSIAGAMANNEILQIVVFSMFFGIAGASLGQKFNTPLVAALDVVSHIMLKVTGYVMYVAPLAIFAAISSVIATQGLGILLNYASFIGGYYVAILLTCMVLLAVGYMVLKKEVFRLVSMLKDPVLVAFTTSSSEAAYPKTLEQLERFGCSRNIASFVLPIGYSFNLVGSMVYCSFASMFIAQAYNIHLSFSEVTVLMLTLMLASKGIAGVPRSSLVVLAATIPSFNIPVAGILLLMGIDHFLDMGRSAINVLGNGIATAMLSQNEGAREAEAELVEQEA
- a CDS encoding molecular chaperone, with product MQPLFRRICLVSMLGVTAVATSQAHAAATILLWPIDPWLSADAKATELWIQNQGNSSTTMQVRIVRWKQEEGFERYTAQQDVVASPPIVTIGKDSKQLIRLIKQGAVPMGVEQAYRIIVDEIPQPDAKAEPTIGLKLQMRYSIPLFVYGQGIPTIKEGAHHALVESKNLSWRVTQEGGHPALEVRNQGDVHVRLSQVTLEQGGQKRTVADGLLGYVLPDSTRRWPIPAGIRQPEQMSAQINARDTQWQSTPVN
- a CDS encoding spore coat protein U domain-containing protein, producing the protein MKRKRLLIFAGTLLIATTAWQALAVTSSGTIGATLTLTNGCLINGSPTQNGINFGTLDFGTHPATFSTLTTQLTGASGGNSFSIQCTTASYTVAITGNTNSTAPTTVVGTPGTPARYLINTTDAAQGVAYSLYSDSGFNNIIANNAALPAASTTGGVSSYTLYGRITGGGNSVTVVPGTYTDTINVSVTY
- the cheA gene encoding chemotaxis protein CheA; translated protein: MSMDISDFYQTFFDEADELLADMEQHLLDLVPEAPDSEQLNAIFRAAHSIKGGAGTFGFTILQETTHLMENLLDEARRGEMQLNTDIINLFLETKDIMQEQLDAYKSSAEPDAASFEYICNALRQLALEAKGEAAAPAVSPATLSVVDTAEDVAPAAAASKLRVVLSRLKESEVNLLEEELGNLAKLSNVVKGKDSLAATLEDGISQDDIVAVLCFVIEADQIDFEEETAQAPAAAEAVVAVAEVAAPAVVPAAPALKAVPKESAAPARGEKPAARSSESTSIRVAVEKVDQLISLVGELVITQSMLAQRSNELDPVTHGDLITSMGQLQRNARDLQESVMSIRMMPMEYVFSRFPRLVRDLAGKLNKQIELTLMGSSTELDKSLIERIIDPLTHLVRNSLDHGIELPENRVAAGKSPVGNLILSAEHQGGNICIEVTDDGAGLNRERILAKAMSQGMAVSENMTDEEVGMLIFAPGFSTAEQVTDVSGRGVGMDVVKRNIQEMGGHVEIKSKQGSGTTIRILLPLTLAILDGMSVKVAGEVFILPLNAVMESLQPREEDLHPLAGGERVLEVRGEYLPLVELWKVFEVDGAKTEATQGIVVILQSAGRRYALLVDQLIGQHQVVVKNLESNYRKVPGISAATILGDGSVALIVDVSALQGLNREQRVAYTAA
- the cheW gene encoding chemotaxis protein CheW, whose product is MTGMSNVTKLAGEPSGQEFLVFTLGDEEYGIDILKVQEIRGYDQVTRIANTPSFIKGVTNLRGVIVPIVDLRVKFSQGDVDYNDNTVVIVLNLGQRVVGIVVDGVSDVLSLTSDQIRPAPEFAVTLSTEYLTGLGALGERMLILVNIEKLLNSDEMALLDIAASHVA
- a CDS encoding spore coat U domain-containing protein, translated to MKAFWLCLRESAESFLQPFFVLTVGLMLAPIAGAVTSQPFKVSATIVPGCSVISGTGGLLGTLDFGTHTGVESAPVNTSFVPNGALSIACTPGVSLSMSIDGGQNYASVRQMKRSGGTDVVAYRLYSNSSLAANSEIGVNQAVAVTYTNSNNISLPLFGVALLTGFSPAGVYSDQLVVTLSW